A DNA window from Niabella yanshanensis contains the following coding sequences:
- a CDS encoding sialidase family protein — protein sequence MKISLISFCLLLLAISSNAQKDRWKQGIITDEFIFDTASFPSSHSATIAETPQGLVAAWFGGTKEGNKDVCIYTSHLKNGNWSKPAMAADGVLNDTLRYACYNPVLYQVPGGELILFYKIGPNVAGWTGWLKRSTDHGHTWSAREALPSGFLGPVKNKPELINGVLVCPSSTEKDGWKVHFEYTKDWGKTWTKSDPINDGKKIMAIQPSILKYKNGDLQTLGRTRNTVLYQSWSKDGGKTWSEMTTLDMPNNNSGTDAVTLKDGRHLLVYNHVLPDSSWVKGKGPRTPLNISVSKDGKKWYAALVLEDSPISQYSYPSIIQSKDGIVHVVYTWRRQRIKYVRIDPSNLKLTEIKDQKWPGKIKVSKGVVTDD from the coding sequence ATGAAGATTAGTTTAATTTCTTTTTGCCTTTTATTGTTAGCTATATCGTCTAACGCGCAAAAGGATCGTTGGAAGCAGGGTATCATTACAGACGAATTTATATTCGATACCGCCAGCTTTCCGTCGAGTCATTCGGCAACCATAGCAGAAACACCCCAAGGATTGGTAGCCGCCTGGTTTGGTGGGACAAAGGAGGGAAATAAGGATGTTTGTATTTATACCAGTCATTTGAAAAATGGGAACTGGTCGAAGCCAGCCATGGCAGCGGACGGTGTATTGAATGATACTTTACGCTATGCCTGTTATAATCCGGTTTTATACCAGGTGCCAGGTGGGGAATTGATCCTGTTCTATAAAATTGGTCCAAATGTTGCCGGCTGGACGGGCTGGTTAAAACGTTCAACGGATCATGGACATACCTGGAGTGCTCGGGAGGCTTTACCTTCAGGGTTTCTCGGACCCGTAAAAAATAAACCTGAATTAATTAATGGTGTATTAGTTTGTCCCTCAAGCACGGAGAAAGATGGTTGGAAAGTTCATTTTGAATATACAAAGGACTGGGGTAAAACATGGACCAAGTCAGATCCTATCAATGATGGTAAAAAAATAATGGCTATTCAGCCTTCTATCTTAAAATATAAAAACGGGGATCTGCAAACCTTAGGGCGTACCAGGAATACAGTGCTTTACCAGAGCTGGAGTAAGGATGGTGGTAAAACCTGGTCTGAAATGACGACGCTCGATATGCCTAATAACAATTCAGGTACCGATGCGGTAACTTTAAAGGATGGAAGGCATTTGCTGGTATACAATCATGTGTTGCCCGATTCATCGTGGGTTAAAGGAAAGGGACCGCGCACACCTTTAAATATTTCGGTATCTAAAGATGGCAAAAAATGGTATGCAGCTTTGGTGCTGGAAGATTCACCGATAAGCCAGTACTCTTATCCGTCAATCATTCAAAGTAAAGACGGGATAGTTCACGTGGTGTATACCTGGAGAAGGCAGCGGATCAAATATGTCAGGATTGATCCGTCTAACTTGAAACTTACCGAAATCAAAGATCAAAAATGGCCTGGAAAGATTAAAGTGAGTAAGGGTGTGGTTACAGATGATTAA
- a CDS encoding dihydrodipicolinate synthase family protein produces MQTIAGKFVPVMITPFDLKANIDFDAVNTLLDFYLQAGVKGIFANCLSSEMFSISEAERLQLTQHIVKYVNGRVPIVATGSFGLTIEDKADFTKRIYDTGVDAVILITGHYAKVEDSNEVLLQNFEKMFALTGNIPLGMYECPAPYKRIIEADVFRKLLLADRLIYHKDTSITHENVKAKLDILKGVPNKLEFYDAHTPNVMFSMQHGAIGMSSISGNFYPEVLVWMVENANNPGKQAEVQWLQQELTAVDPMIHIAYPMSAKYFLQKRGLPVRTISRAYALHLTPDQKKEVDALHDKFLCWCERLNIEPVSAKNFA; encoded by the coding sequence ATGCAAACGATTGCCGGAAAATTTGTGCCAGTAATGATTACGCCTTTCGACCTGAAGGCTAATATAGATTTCGATGCAGTAAATACCCTTTTGGATTTTTACCTCCAGGCAGGCGTGAAAGGTATTTTTGCTAATTGCCTGAGCAGTGAAATGTTCAGCATCAGCGAGGCAGAAAGATTGCAGCTAACACAACATATCGTAAAATATGTCAATGGGCGTGTTCCCATTGTAGCAACCGGATCATTTGGTCTCACAATCGAAGATAAGGCTGACTTTACCAAACGCATTTATGACACAGGTGTTGATGCGGTGATATTGATTACTGGGCACTATGCTAAAGTGGAAGATAGTAATGAAGTGTTGTTACAGAACTTTGAGAAAATGTTTGCGCTTACAGGCAACATCCCATTGGGAATGTATGAATGTCCTGCGCCATACAAGCGCATCATCGAAGCCGATGTATTCAGGAAACTATTACTGGCCGATCGTCTGATCTATCATAAAGACACATCTATTACACATGAGAATGTGAAAGCGAAACTGGATATACTGAAGGGAGTACCTAATAAGCTGGAGTTTTATGATGCACATACGCCCAATGTGATGTTTAGTATGCAGCATGGTGCTATAGGTATGTCTTCTATATCGGGTAACTTTTATCCGGAAGTATTGGTGTGGATGGTGGAGAATGCTAATAATCCGGGAAAGCAGGCGGAAGTGCAATGGCTGCAGCAGGAGTTAACTGCAGTTGACCCCATGATCCATATTGCCTACCCGATGAGCGCTAAATATTTCTTGCAAAAAAGAGGTTTGCCGGTGAGAACGATCAGTCGTGCTTATGCGTTGCATTTAACACCCGATCAGAAAAAGGAAGTAGATGCCTTGCATGATAAATTTTTATGCTGGTGCGAGCGGTTAAATATTGAGCCTGTTTCCGCAAAGAACTTTGCATAA
- a CDS encoding DUF3826 domain-containing protein: MISLKKSISIIALSVAMASGRLYAQVPADNQELQKKATEWVNDLKLSDESKKQKVQAAIAQHLTEVRDWHNSHPVKDNPGGINPGTGNVLSNLDWEVIYCSQKPKAVHENLMNILKAELTPQQVEAILDQYTIGKVAFTLKGYEAIVPDLTDKEHTEILKNLKQAREQAIDYKSMKEISAIFEIYKTKCEQYLNSNGRSWKQLFKDYVNKRNAEKAAQNKK; encoded by the coding sequence ATGATCAGCCTTAAAAAAAGTATCAGCATAATAGCTTTATCCGTGGCGATGGCGTCTGGCCGACTTTATGCACAAGTGCCTGCCGACAACCAGGAATTACAAAAAAAAGCTACCGAATGGGTGAATGACTTAAAGTTATCCGACGAAAGTAAAAAACAAAAAGTTCAGGCCGCTATTGCTCAACATCTTACGGAAGTAAGAGATTGGCACAATTCGCATCCGGTAAAAGATAATCCGGGCGGGATCAATCCTGGTACAGGGAATGTCTTGAGCAATTTAGACTGGGAAGTAATCTATTGTTCGCAAAAACCGAAAGCGGTTCATGAAAACCTGATGAATATCCTGAAAGCAGAGTTAACACCACAGCAGGTTGAAGCCATTTTAGATCAATATACCATAGGTAAAGTAGCTTTTACGTTGAAAGGCTATGAAGCCATAGTGCCCGATCTTACGGATAAAGAGCATACTGAAATATTGAAAAATCTGAAACAGGCGCGTGAACAGGCGATCGATTATAAAAGCATGAAAGAGATCTCGGCCATTTTTGAGATCTACAAAACTAAATGCGAACAATACCTGAATAGTAACGGACGCAGTTGGAAACAATTATTCAAAGATTATGTGAATAAAAGAAACGCTGAAAAAGCAGCCCAGAATAAAAAATAA
- a CDS encoding transposase encodes MTKISIREQVRYSISFKQKVVREVEKGLSVESVRRRYNIGGGSTIQNWIRQFGKHHLLSKVLRVETLEEKDRLKELEAEVKKLKLALADSMLEKQALETLIDIVDEHYDTDVKKNFAQQSSACVGRKGKK; translated from the coding sequence ATGACGAAGATATCCATTAGAGAACAGGTTCGGTATAGTATTAGCTTTAAGCAAAAAGTTGTCAGAGAAGTGGAGAAAGGGTTATCAGTAGAGTCTGTTCGCAGGCGGTATAATATCGGCGGGGGCAGTACTATTCAAAATTGGATCAGACAATTTGGTAAACATCATTTATTAAGTAAAGTGTTAAGAGTGGAGACGCTTGAAGAAAAAGACCGTTTAAAAGAATTGGAAGCTGAAGTAAAAAAGCTGAAGCTGGCCTTGGCAGACAGCATGTTGGAGAAGCAAGCTTTGGAGACACTAATCGACATAGTGGATGAGCATTATGATACAGATGTAAAAAAAAATTTCGCACAGCAGTCATCCGCATGTGTGGGGAGAAAGGGCAAAAAGTAA
- a CDS encoding sodium:solute symporter: MKNIPLIDLCIIVLYLIGMVWIGFYFSRKNKNADQFTKASGRIPGWAIGLSIYATFLSSNTFLGVPGKAFGSNWNSFVFSISMPFAAFFAAKYFVSFYRSTGEVSAYTHLEHRFGPWARTYAVVCFVLTQFARMGSVFFGMALSLQALLGFSMASIMIVMGVCIIIYTVMGGMEAVIWTEVVQGVLKTLGALLILYLVIREIPGGIEKAYEIGMAQDKFSLGTMKLDFTTSGFWVVFLYGFFINLNNFGMDQNYVQRYHTAIDTTQAKKSIWLCVAMYVPASLLFFIIGSALFSYYQINPDLIDGLKHTVASEKLGGGATNEQVSALAATLQPADYGDKVMPHFMVHKIPKVFLGLIIAAILSAGMSTISSGMNACATVFTKDIYQRYFKPDLAGKGELRLLYITTVIFGLIGLGTGLAMLGIKSVLDIWWQLSGIFAGGMLGLFLLGIMSKKTKSGQAIVAVIVGILVILWLTFSPQLPPAYDAFKSVLHINMVIVVGTLTIFLTGVLLTAFKKEKASTFN, encoded by the coding sequence ATGAAAAATATACCGCTCATCGACCTTTGTATCATTGTACTGTATCTTATTGGTATGGTATGGATTGGTTTTTATTTCTCGCGTAAGAATAAAAATGCCGACCAGTTTACTAAAGCTTCGGGACGTATCCCGGGGTGGGCGATAGGCCTGTCCATTTATGCCACCTTCCTAAGTAGCAATACTTTTTTGGGAGTACCAGGTAAGGCATTTGGTAGCAACTGGAACTCTTTTGTATTCAGCATTTCGATGCCATTTGCCGCGTTTTTTGCCGCTAAATATTTTGTATCGTTTTATCGGAGTACGGGTGAGGTCTCGGCTTATACACACCTGGAGCATCGCTTTGGTCCCTGGGCGCGTACCTATGCTGTAGTATGCTTTGTATTGACACAGTTTGCGCGTATGGGCTCGGTTTTCTTTGGGATGGCATTAAGTCTGCAGGCGCTGTTAGGGTTTTCCATGGCATCTATTATGATTGTGATGGGTGTATGCATCATTATTTATACGGTGATGGGGGGGATGGAGGCCGTGATCTGGACAGAAGTGGTACAGGGTGTTTTAAAAACGCTGGGGGCATTATTGATCCTATACCTGGTGATCAGGGAAATTCCCGGTGGTATAGAAAAAGCTTATGAAATAGGAATGGCGCAGGATAAGTTCAGCCTGGGTACCATGAAATTAGATTTTACTACATCCGGTTTTTGGGTAGTGTTCCTGTATGGCTTTTTTATCAACCTTAATAATTTTGGCATGGACCAGAATTATGTGCAGCGTTATCATACGGCGATAGATACCACACAGGCAAAAAAATCTATATGGCTTTGCGTAGCCATGTATGTACCGGCGTCATTATTGTTTTTTATTATCGGATCCGCATTGTTTTCCTATTACCAGATAAATCCGGATTTGATAGACGGCTTAAAACATACAGTGGCATCAGAAAAACTGGGCGGAGGTGCTACTAACGAGCAGGTTAGTGCATTGGCGGCAACTTTACAACCAGCGGACTACGGCGATAAAGTAATGCCGCATTTTATGGTACATAAAATACCTAAAGTATTTTTGGGCTTGATTATAGCTGCCATTCTTTCGGCTGGCATGAGCACAATCAGTTCCGGTATGAATGCATGTGCCACCGTATTTACCAAAGACATTTACCAACGTTATTTTAAACCGGATCTGGCCGGTAAGGGTGAGTTGAGATTGCTTTATATCACAACGGTTATATTTGGTTTGATTGGATTAGGAACCGGACTGGCCATGCTGGGCATAAAAAGTGTGCTGGATATCTGGTGGCAATTGTCGGGTATTTTTGCCGGAGGTATGCTTGGATTATTCCTCCTGGGTATTATGAGTAAGAAGACAAAAAGTGGTCAGGCAATCGTAGCTGTAATAGTGGGTATATTGGTGATCTTGTGGTTGACTTTTTCCCCACAGTTGCCTCCTGCATATGACGCATTTAAATCAGTGCTTCATATCAACATGGTTATTGTAGTTGGCACGTTAACCATATTCCTGACAGGTGTATTGTTAACTGCTTTTAAAAAAGAGAAGGCCTCAACCTTTAATTAA
- a CDS encoding iron-containing alcohol dehydrogenase — protein MELTNNLKIFFPGKLVFANGSLEQLAAEVQGLQLSKAFIATIEPLQNAIAGFVKQLEDAGIAVQTDTSIVQEPTFSDFEKLMQPVQEFNPDVVIGIGGGSVLDIAKLVAAQLDNEQQLREYVGIGLLKGRKKKLICVPATSGTGSEASPNAILVDDADNQKKGIISPFLVPDIVYVDPLLTISVPPAITAATGIDALTHCMEAYTNKFAQPFIDMMAYEGMRLIGAHIETAVKQGDNVEAREKVAMGSLLGGFCLGPVNTAGVHALSYPLGSMFHLAHGLSNALLLPYVMEYNIPSATKKYAEVAVALGCDKQADDAVTAAAGVERVKSIIKACGIPLTLKEVNVPGEAIPQMATDAMKVQRLLKNNPREISEQDAIAIYKAAMG, from the coding sequence GTGGAACTGACGAATAACTTAAAAATATTTTTTCCCGGCAAACTGGTTTTTGCCAATGGAAGTTTAGAGCAACTGGCAGCAGAAGTACAAGGGTTACAGCTGTCTAAAGCATTTATTGCAACGATTGAACCTTTGCAGAATGCAATAGCAGGTTTTGTAAAGCAATTAGAAGATGCAGGTATTGCGGTACAGACGGATACCAGTATTGTTCAGGAGCCTACGTTTAGCGACTTTGAAAAGCTGATGCAGCCTGTTCAGGAGTTCAATCCTGATGTGGTAATTGGCATTGGTGGTGGTAGTGTATTGGATATTGCCAAGCTGGTTGCAGCCCAGCTGGATAATGAGCAGCAATTAAGAGAGTATGTTGGTATAGGGTTATTAAAAGGCAGGAAAAAGAAACTGATCTGCGTACCGGCTACATCGGGTACGGGCAGCGAGGCTTCTCCTAATGCGATCCTGGTAGATGATGCCGATAATCAGAAAAAAGGAATCATTAGTCCTTTCCTGGTTCCCGATATTGTGTATGTAGATCCTTTGCTGACGATTTCAGTTCCACCTGCAATTACCGCAGCTACAGGAATTGACGCGCTGACGCATTGCATGGAGGCATATACTAATAAATTTGCGCAACCGTTTATAGATATGATGGCTTACGAGGGTATGCGTTTAATTGGAGCCCATATCGAAACGGCAGTAAAGCAGGGGGATAATGTAGAAGCCAGAGAGAAAGTAGCAATGGGCAGCCTGTTGGGAGGCTTCTGCCTTGGTCCCGTTAATACTGCGGGCGTACATGCACTTTCTTATCCGTTGGGGAGTATGTTTCACCTGGCACATGGCTTGTCTAATGCCTTGTTATTGCCGTATGTGATGGAGTATAATATCCCATCAGCTACTAAGAAGTACGCTGAAGTGGCTGTAGCTTTAGGGTGCGACAAACAAGCAGATGATGCAGTTACAGCAGCAGCCGGTGTGGAGCGTGTCAAGTCGATTATTAAAGCTTGTGGTATCCCGCTTACATTAAAAGAGGTAAATGTACCAGGCGAGGCGATTCCTCAAATGGCAACAGATGCCATGAAAGTGCAACGTTTATTAAAGAATAATCCGAGAGAGATCTCAGAGCAGGATGCAATAGCTATTTATAAGGCTGCAATGGGGTAA
- a CDS encoding four-carbon acid sugar kinase family protein, protein MIVVIADDFTGAAELAGISLGYGLKVSLCLDGSLQGDADVYIISTDSRSMQKDDALQAVKLATQVAVQLQPDFIFKKTDSVLRGYVADELNIQMEVLGIAKALILPANPSLGRTIRNGQYLIDGIAISHTGFAKDPEFAIQSSDIAEMLDHPVKVLHKGEELFMGLNIVSSAASGEEVDQWAARVDACCIAAGSGDFFEALLKRSYKKQIRAGQPFRSNAHVYVSGTSFNKSVELIRYFGSSYTAYIGSSIMNGSRGLDIWAEKAMQILQQHQQLIVAFDETINPSAFEAAHLRLKMAEQVKRLAGQFRIDELLIEGGATAAAIFHAFGINCFEPVYEWERGVVQMKAGDMLITVKPGSYNLPEPIRQQYKLYEDV, encoded by the coding sequence ATGATCGTAGTTATTGCAGATGATTTTACAGGGGCGGCTGAGCTCGCGGGTATAAGCCTGGGCTACGGCTTAAAGGTTTCGCTTTGCCTCGACGGATCACTGCAGGGTGATGCCGATGTATATATTATTTCAACAGATAGCCGGTCAATGCAAAAGGATGATGCCTTGCAGGCTGTGAAATTAGCTACACAGGTGGCTGTGCAACTGCAACCGGATTTCATATTCAAAAAGACCGATTCTGTTTTAAGAGGCTATGTTGCTGATGAGCTGAATATACAGATGGAAGTGCTGGGTATAGCGAAAGCCCTGATCTTACCAGCTAATCCTTCCTTAGGCAGAACAATCAGGAACGGGCAGTATTTGATCGATGGTATTGCAATCAGCCACACCGGCTTTGCAAAAGATCCTGAATTTGCCATACAGTCCTCAGATATTGCTGAAATGCTGGATCACCCTGTCAAAGTACTCCATAAAGGTGAAGAACTATTCATGGGCTTAAACATAGTATCGTCTGCTGCAAGCGGTGAAGAAGTAGATCAATGGGCGGCGCGTGTAGATGCGTGCTGTATTGCCGCAGGATCTGGCGATTTTTTTGAAGCTCTGTTAAAGCGTAGTTATAAAAAACAAATAAGAGCAGGCCAGCCTTTTCGAAGCAATGCTCATGTATATGTTAGTGGTACATCATTTAATAAAAGTGTAGAGCTGATCCGGTATTTTGGTAGTAGTTATACCGCTTATATAGGCAGTAGTATAATGAATGGAAGCCGGGGATTGGATATATGGGCTGAAAAGGCGATGCAGATTTTACAACAACATCAGCAGCTTATTGTTGCATTTGATGAAACTATTAACCCGTCTGCGTTTGAAGCTGCACACCTGCGTTTAAAAATGGCAGAACAAGTAAAAAGGCTCGCCGGTCAATTCAGAATAGATGAACTACTAATAGAGGGTGGGGCTACGGCTGCCGCTATTTTCCACGCTTTTGGTATAAACTGTTTTGAGCCGGTATATGAATGGGAACGTGGGGTAGTTCAAATGAAAGCAGGCGACATGTTAATTACCGTTAAGCCGGGTAGTTATAACCTACCGGAACCCATCAGGCAACAATATAAATTATATGAAGATGTGTAA
- the pdxA gene encoding 4-hydroxythreonine-4-phosphate dehydrogenase PdxA yields MNTLPIVAITMGDPASIGPEISVKALKDKKIYEICRPLITGDAGVFEKIITELGLDVKVNSIEKPADAGFAFGTIDVVDLKNVDTSKLEYGKIDAMCGEASFRSVEKAIQLALAGEVDATVTGPINKKSINEAGHHFAGHTEIYAHYTNTKKYAMLLVEDHINVIHVSTHVSLRQACDLVKKDRILEVIELLRNGLTSLGKTNLKIGVAGLNPHAGDSGLFGTEDDQEILPAVEEARSRGYDVEGPVPPDTMFAKAATGAYGGVVAMYHDQGHIPFKLAGFKWNAEKQQMESVKGVNITLGLPIIRTSVDHGTAFEIAGKGIASPDAMVLAIESAVQLANNKKMSNQ; encoded by the coding sequence ATGAATACTTTACCTATAGTAGCTATTACAATGGGCGATCCTGCCAGTATTGGTCCTGAGATTTCAGTAAAAGCTTTAAAAGATAAAAAGATATACGAGATATGCAGACCACTGATTACTGGTGATGCAGGGGTATTTGAAAAGATCATTACTGAACTAGGTCTGGATGTAAAAGTAAATAGTATTGAAAAGCCAGCGGATGCTGGTTTTGCTTTCGGTACGATCGATGTGGTGGATTTGAAAAACGTGGATACGTCGAAACTCGAGTACGGTAAGATTGATGCCATGTGCGGCGAAGCCAGCTTTAGGTCGGTGGAAAAAGCGATACAATTGGCATTGGCAGGTGAAGTAGATGCTACGGTTACCGGACCGATCAATAAAAAATCGATCAATGAAGCCGGTCATCATTTTGCCGGCCATACCGAGATTTATGCGCACTACACCAATACAAAAAAATACGCTATGTTGCTGGTGGAGGATCATATCAATGTTATTCACGTAAGCACACACGTTTCATTAAGGCAGGCCTGTGACCTGGTTAAAAAAGATCGCATACTGGAAGTAATAGAATTACTACGTAATGGGCTTACAAGTCTGGGTAAGACTAACCTTAAAATTGGTGTGGCCGGTTTAAACCCGCATGCTGGTGATAGCGGGCTGTTTGGTACAGAAGATGACCAGGAAATATTACCGGCAGTTGAAGAGGCGCGCAGCCGTGGTTATGATGTGGAAGGTCCTGTACCCCCGGATACTATGTTTGCCAAAGCAGCTACGGGGGCTTACGGTGGGGTAGTAGCTATGTACCACGATCAGGGACATATTCCCTTCAAATTAGCCGGATTTAAGTGGAACGCTGAGAAGCAGCAGATGGAAAGCGTAAAAGGTGTAAACATTACCCTGGGCTTGCCGATAATAAGAACATCAGTTGATCACGGAACAGCCTTTGAAATTGCGGGTAAGGGCATCGCAAGTCCGGATGCCATGGTGTTGGCGATAGAAAGCGCTGTCCAGCTGGCGAACAATAAGAAAATGAGTAATCAGTAA
- a CDS encoding dihydrodipicolinate synthase family protein has protein sequence MSIENKFKGIIVPAVTPLKEDWAIDEAAVERIFNNFYAHNASPFILGTTGEAPSLSFQQKKDYVMAAVKFKKPGSVLYAGVSSNVIGESVDFANYCADKGVDAVAATLPSYYVLTESQMKQYFEDLANAISVPLIIYNIPATTHMSIPLSVIDELSHHPNIVATKDSERSDERLQQSLQLWKNRSDFGHFLGWAARSADALLGGSDGLIPSTGNVFPGIYQKMQEAVEAENKDLAYEMQQHSDTGGNLYQSGRTLGESLWALKVLMQQRGLCEAVVMPPLQPQSDEQATQLIQHLQQINFN, from the coding sequence ATGAGTATAGAAAACAAATTTAAAGGAATAATTGTGCCGGCTGTAACGCCGCTTAAAGAGGATTGGGCCATAGATGAAGCTGCCGTAGAGCGAATATTTAATAATTTCTACGCGCATAATGCATCACCTTTTATTTTAGGCACTACCGGGGAAGCTCCTTCTCTTTCTTTTCAGCAAAAGAAAGACTATGTAATGGCAGCTGTGAAATTTAAAAAACCAGGCTCTGTTCTTTATGCAGGAGTCTCCTCTAATGTCATCGGTGAGTCTGTTGATTTTGCAAATTACTGCGCCGATAAGGGGGTAGATGCAGTGGCTGCTACCTTGCCTTCTTACTATGTGTTAACAGAAAGCCAGATGAAACAATATTTTGAAGATTTGGCCAATGCGATATCCGTGCCACTGATCATCTACAATATACCGGCTACTACCCATATGAGCATTCCTTTATCCGTTATAGACGAATTAAGCCATCATCCTAACATCGTAGCTACAAAAGATTCTGAACGCAGTGATGAAAGGTTGCAGCAATCATTGCAGTTATGGAAGAATCGCAGCGACTTTGGCCATTTCCTGGGATGGGCCGCCAGGTCGGCAGATGCATTGCTGGGAGGGAGTGATGGCCTGATACCCAGTACTGGTAATGTATTTCCAGGCATTTATCAAAAAATGCAGGAAGCTGTAGAGGCAGAAAATAAGGACCTGGCTTATGAAATGCAGCAGCATAGTGATACAGGAGGAAACCTGTACCAATCCGGCAGAACCCTGGGTGAGAGCCTTTGGGCATTAAAAGTGTTGATGCAGCAACGCGGACTTTGCGAAGCGGTGGTGATGCCTCCATTGCAGCCACAGAGCGATGAGCAGGCAACACAATTAATTCAACATTTACAGCAAATTAATTTCAACTAG
- a CDS encoding IS3 family transposase: MYFGYSRSGYYKSLRTIIQSDLTEAVVVDLVGSVRRYQPMIGGKKLYSLLKADLAKPGSRVGRDKFFDILRKQKLLIKRRRRYVTTTDSYHRFRKYNNKVKDQLLTGPGQVIVSDITYLRTSSGFVYLFLQTDAWSRKITGWHLSESLGIAGALKALEMSIRQYPSTLGTIHHSDRGIQYCCDAYVSALQEAGMEISMTEENHCYENAQAERVNGILKQEFLLDSVFADKQEAFKAVKEAIYTYNYRRPHWSLNLRIPIQLHNAA; the protein is encoded by the coding sequence TTGTACTTTGGTTACAGCCGTTCGGGTTATTATAAATCGCTGAGAACAATTATTCAATCGGATTTAACAGAGGCTGTAGTGGTAGATTTAGTAGGTTCGGTTCGGCGTTATCAGCCGATGATAGGAGGTAAAAAACTGTATTCGTTATTAAAAGCTGATTTGGCAAAACCGGGCAGTAGAGTTGGTCGCGATAAGTTCTTTGATATACTACGCAAGCAGAAGTTGCTGATAAAAAGAAGAAGGAGGTATGTTACTACAACGGATTCTTATCATCGCTTTCGCAAGTATAACAATAAGGTTAAAGATCAATTACTTACAGGACCCGGCCAGGTAATTGTAAGTGATATTACTTATTTGAGGACGTCGAGCGGGTTTGTATACCTGTTTTTGCAAACAGATGCCTGGTCTCGAAAGATCACCGGCTGGCATTTGAGTGAGAGTTTGGGTATTGCTGGAGCACTAAAAGCTCTTGAGATGAGTATCCGGCAGTATCCTTCGACGCTGGGAACGATCCACCATTCCGATCGGGGCATCCAGTATTGTTGTGATGCTTATGTGTCAGCACTACAGGAGGCCGGAATGGAAATTAGCATGACTGAAGAAAATCATTGTTACGAGAATGCACAGGCAGAAAGGGTAAATGGGATATTGAAACAGGAATTTCTTTTAGATAGTGTATTTGCCGATAAGCAGGAAGCATTTAAAGCAGTGAAAGAGGCCATATATACTTATAATTACCGCCGTCCCCATTGGTCTTTAAATTTAAGAATACCTATACAGTTACACAATGCAGCATAG